The sequence below is a genomic window from Candidatus Peregrinibacteria bacterium.
TTCCGAATCATCGCCTTCAGTTTTTTGTAATATAGTTTCGTAAGCATCGAGTACTTTATCGGGAATTTGAAGCTTGTCATCGGTTGATTTCGCGAGACTTGCCATACACTGCAATGCCAATCTTTCAGATGCCTGATGCTGATTAAATACATCAGTATCGTGCTCAATCAGGTGCTTGAGATTATCGTAACTATATTCATATTTGAGTTTTACCGGAGCAGAGAAACCTCTCAAGAGAGATGGAACAGCATCTTCCATGACATTTGTAAACATAAATACTTGTTCTTTTTGAGAAATATACAAAAGTCCTCTGGAAAGGTCATGACCTTCTTCACTATTTTCCAATTTAAGAGGAATTTCCTGTCCGCTTGCACCAATAAGTCCCATGAGTAATGGGAAATGAAGTGGCTCTTGTCCATCTTTGATTTCTTGTCGAACAGTAAGATGTAATTTTTGTGTTTCGGGATCGTATGCTTTTTCTACCCTGCATGTTGGTGTTCCTTCCTGTCTGTACCAGCGGAAAAAAGCTTCGCGATCAAGTAAACAATTTTTTGGTTTCATTTCGAAAATTGCATCTATAAGCTCCTCTGTGGTCACTGTTTTTCCTTCAAATTTTTCAAAATAGTGTTGCAGAGCTCTTTTAAATTCAATTTCCCCAAAAAAGACTTCTAACATACGAATTATTTCTCCACCTTTTTCATAACGAGTTGCATTATACATTTCATGTATCGGATCTCCGGTATATTCCTCCAAGAGGACAGCTTTTGCACTTGCACCGTTGTCTTCTCGGAATTGTATCCTTTTTAACTCAGATATTCTTTTTACTCGAGACCAATATTTTCCTATGAGATGTTCCATAAATTTTTGGTCTCTATAAGTATTTAATCCTTCTTTTGGACACCCTATTTCATGCCATGTCCGTCCAGTCGCCGAATTGCCGCTATGAGTATGCAAACCTTCATGTTCTACTGTATGAGCTGAGTTCAATATTCGTTCATCTGAGTGAAGACGATAATTGACGAGAGAGAGCGCAGTATTAAAAATATTAAACCCGAGATTTTCCATTGCTCCTGCATTAAATGCTCGCGTTGCAAGCATTCGATAAACGGAAAGCGGATAATAGAGTCCATTTTCTTCTGCATCCCATCGGAGGACTTCTTCAAGTATAGAAATCATAAAATTCGCCTCATGAATTTTCTCAGGCGTAACATAGGCCTCGAGAAGAACAGGCTTTTCTCCTCCGCCCTT
It includes:
- a CDS encoding DUF3458 domain-containing protein, translating into MVVALEAPKVVRRADYKPPEYDIESVEIVFSIIDETRVEVSAVLEMKCASSEIDAGARTVTLDAIGIDINSDAFQVNGAETKFEKTETSISFTAPKTKGETFQVSTKHVLDPSENKQLLGLYASPDGDSTTLLTQLEAEGMRRLIPFFDRPDVKPKKWKTTILAEKDKFSTLLATGEKTESKDLENGRHSVTFESDVPMSPYLYAMAAGKFEKKEKTITLPTKGGGEKPVLLEAYVTPEKIHEANFMISILEEVLRWDAEENGLYYPLSVYRMLATRAFNAGAMENLGFNIFNTALSLVNYRLHSDERILNSAHTVEHEGLHTHSGNSATGRTWHEIGCPKEGLNTYRDQKFMEHLIGKYWSRVKRISELKRIQFREDNGASAKAVLLEEYTGDPIHEMYNATRYEKGGEIIRMLEVFFGEIEFKRALQHYFEKFEGKTVTTEELIDAIFEMKPKNCLLDREAFFRWYRQEGTPTCRVEKAYDPETQKLHLTVRQEIKDGQEPLHFPLLMGLIGASGQEIPLKLENSEEGHDLSRGLLYISQKEQVFMFTNVMEDAVPSLLRGFSAPVKLKYEYSYDNLKHLIEHDTDVFNQHQASERLALQCMASLAKSTDDKLQIPDKVLDAYETILQKTEGDDSEADFGIVAEMLKLPDIAIVVQEMKPYDYQKANTARNTLKKAIAARFETQPYILKL